The proteins below are encoded in one region of Silene latifolia isolate original U9 population chromosome 2, ASM4854445v1, whole genome shotgun sequence:
- the LOC141642218 gene encoding agamous-like MADS-box protein AGL11 isoform X1: MGECLGSLSVKELKQVETRLERGISRIRSKKHELLLADIEFLQKREIELEHENVFLKGKKISEVEALQQVNPNQDLSAFHHFHGFVDRDHIMDQSMIQHSSAFSNPDKKFLNLS; encoded by the exons ATGGGTGAATGCTTGGGAAGCTTAAGTGTAAAAGAACTGAAGCAAGTGGAGACTAGGCTTGAAAGAGGCATCTCAAGAATTAGATCTAAGAAG CATGAATTACTCCTTGCTGACATTGAGTTCTTGCAGAAAAGG GAGATTGAGCTGGAACATGAAAATGTATTTCTCAAAGGAAAG AAGATATCTGAAGTCGAGGCGCTTCAACAAGTAAATCCGAACCAAGATTTGAGTGCATTCCATCATTTCCATGGTTTTGTGGACAGAGATCACATTATGGATCAAAGCATGATACAGCATAGCAGTGCATTCTCTAATCCTGACAAAAAGTTTCTCAATCTCAG TTGA
- the LOC141642218 gene encoding agamous-like MADS-box protein AGL11 isoform X2: MGECLGSLSVKELKQVETRLERGISRIRSKKHELLLADIEFLQKREIELEHENVFLKGKISEVEALQQVNPNQDLSAFHHFHGFVDRDHIMDQSMIQHSSAFSNPDKKFLNLS; this comes from the exons ATGGGTGAATGCTTGGGAAGCTTAAGTGTAAAAGAACTGAAGCAAGTGGAGACTAGGCTTGAAAGAGGCATCTCAAGAATTAGATCTAAGAAG CATGAATTACTCCTTGCTGACATTGAGTTCTTGCAGAAAAGG GAGATTGAGCTGGAACATGAAAATGTATTTCTCAAAGGAAAG ATATCTGAAGTCGAGGCGCTTCAACAAGTAAATCCGAACCAAGATTTGAGTGCATTCCATCATTTCCATGGTTTTGTGGACAGAGATCACATTATGGATCAAAGCATGATACAGCATAGCAGTGCATTCTCTAATCCTGACAAAAAGTTTCTCAATCTCAG TTGA